The Bacillota bacterium LX-D genomic sequence ACTTACCATTAGGTAAGGCAGTTTTAGTCGAAAGTGGAAAAGATGGGTATATCGTAGAAGTGTACCGAATTATAAAAGATGATATGAAAAATATTATAACAAAAGAATTTATTTCTAAAGATATATATCAACCAAAAAACCGAATTGTTCGTATTGGATCTAAAGTAAGCACAAGTATGATGGTAAAACCTAACGTAAGAATCAATACCCGATAAATCCCCAAAAAATTAGATCAAAAAGAAGCTTTATAAGCTCCTATTGTTAATATCTGTACTAGAGGTTATAATTTAAGAGCAGAAAAAAATCAAATAGGAGCATTATATGGGCAAAAAAGTTGTAAAAGGCAGAATTATGTTTTATGTTTTTTCTATAATGTTGTTTATTTTTATAATTTTTAATTCTTTAGGCCCCGCAGCAAAATATCATAAGGAAATATTGGTACATATTCCAAAAGGTAGTTCTACATTAGAAATTGCTATCCTTTTAGAAAAAAAACAAGTGATTAAAAGTAATATTGCCTTTGTTGCTTATTATAAAATTTTTGGCAAAGACAAAAAGCTTAAAGCTGGTTATTATATGTTAGATAGCCGAAGTTCGACTCCTCAAATTATTGATAAACTTAATAGTGGAGATATTAGCGTAATCAACGTTACAATTCCAGAGGGATATAATGTTAAACAAATTTCAGATGTTTTTTCTGCCAAGGGAATTATTAACAAAAGTAAATTTCTAACTTTAGCTAAAAATGGAGATTTCAAATACCCGTTTTTGCCTACAAAGAATAATAAAAATTCTTATCGTTTGGAAGGTTTTTTATTTCCCGATACATATCAGATTAAAGTAGGTAGTACGGAAAAAGAGATAATTGAAATGATGCTAGACAGATTTGCTGAGGTATTTACTAAAAAAGATCAAGAAAAAGCTGCAAGAATGAATTTGTCAAGTGTAAAAATAATAACTTTAGCATCTATAATTGAAAAGGAAGCTAAGCTTGCAGTTGACCGGCCTGTTATTTCAAGTGTTTTTCATAATAGATTAAATAAAGGAATGCGCTTAGAATCTTGTGCTACGATTCAGTACTTATTAGGAAAGCCCAAAACTAAACTTTCTTATGATGACCTAAAAATAGTTTCTCCTTATAACACTTATTTACATAAAGGTTTGCCTCCAGGCCCAATTGCTTCACCTGGCAAGGCAGCTATTAGAGCTGCTTTATACCCAGCAAGAACAGATTATTTATATTTTTTGGCTAAAAGTAATGGTGCACATGTATTTAGTAAAACATTAGAAGAGCATGTACTTGCGAAGGAAAAGTATATAAAATAGTATTAATACAGCCAATTTGTCATTATAATGACAAATTGCTATTTTAAAATCTTCAATATAAGTAAAAATTTTATCTTTAGCACTTACCTAATTAAGGGGGGGTTTTTTGACTAAAAAAGTAGAATTATTAGCCCCGGCAGGAAATCTTGAAAAGTTAAAAATAGCATTGTTGTATGGAGCTGATGCTGTTTATTTAGGTGGACAGCAATTTGGGTTACGCGCGTCAGCCGGCAATTTCAGTCTAGATGAGTTGGAGAAGGGTATAAAAATAGCTCATAATTTAAACAAAAAAGTTTATGTGACAATAAATATTTATGCACATAACGATGATTTAACTCAATTATCTGGATATTTGACTGAATTGCAACACCTTAGCATAGATGGCTTACTTATCTCCGATCCTGGTGTTTTTTTACTGGCTAAGGAGTTTGCTCCTCAATTTAAGATACATATTAGCACACAGGCCAATACAACTAATTGGGTCAGCTGCAAGTTTTGGCAAGATTTAGGTGCTGAACGTATTGTTTTAGCTAGGGAATTAAGTCTAGCTGAAATTAGTGAAATACATGCTCGGGTACCAATAACATTAGAAGCTTTTGTTCATGGGGCCATGTGTATGGCCTATTCTGGTAGATGTATGTTAAGCAGCTTTTTAGCAGAGCGTAGTGCAAATAGAGGCGAGTGTACTCATCCTTGTCGTTGGAAATATCATTTAGTTGAGGAAAAAAGGCCAGGCGAATATATGTCTATTGAAGAGGATGAACATGGCTCATATATTTTAAATTCAAAGGATTTATGTATGATTGAACACTTGCCTCTTTTAATTAAGGCTGGCGTTAGCAGCTTAAAAATTGAAGGCAGAATGAAAAGTATTCATTATGTTGCAACTGTAGTTAAAGCCTATAGACAAGCTATTGATGCCTATTATAAGGGATTTCCTTTTGACATGTCTTGGCTTGAAGAATTAGAAAAGGTTAGTGAGCGCGAGTATACAACTGGTTTTTATTTTAGTAAACCTGGAAAGGAAGATCATAATTATATTAGCACCAAAACAAGTAAGAATTACGAATTTGTTGGTATGGTTTTAAATTGCGAAAATGATAAAGATTTAGTATTAGTTGAACAGCGTAATAAATTTTCTTTAGGAGATGATATAGAAGTTTTTGGGCCAAATACTAGTCCTAAAAGCTTTGTAGTAACTGAAATGTACGATGAAGATGGTAATGCAATTGCGACAGCACCTCATCCCAAACAAAAGTTATATATAAAAATAAAATTTCCAATAGAAAAATTTTCTCTACTTAGAAGGAAAAAATAATATTATGACTAATAATTTAGCCACCTTTTGCTAAACCTAAAATAGGTTTATAAAAAGGTGGCTTTATTAATGAATAAATCAATATTTAATAGATATAAGTGTATTTTTGTAATTTTTATTTTGCTTTTTGGAATATTACTTGAACAGCTTGTCAGGCTACAAATTTTAGATGGCAAAAAGCTAACTGTAATGGCAGATAAAATGCGCATGCAAATTGTAGTTGGAACTGAATATCCGAGAGGGGATATTCTAGACTATAAAAAAAGGTCCTTACTTGATAGCCAAAAGAAAAAAACACTAATTGTTTTTCCGGCAGTTGTTAAAAAAAATGATTCTCTTATACGAGAATTGAGCTCTATTTTACATATATCTTATGGAAATATAGTTAACCAAATAGGGTTAATGCAAAAAAATTATGGCAACAGACCTTTTGTATTAAAGTCTAATTTGAATATAGAGGAAGAGTTAAAAATAAATAATTTAAAAGCCAAGGGTATTTATATAGTTCCAATTGAAGGCAGATATGGTTCTCATAGTTTAGCGGTTCATTTAATAGGTCATGTTGGTCAAATTGATAACAATAGCTGGCAAAAATTAAAAAAACATTATGCTTCCGAAGATGAACTAAATAGCTATAAAAAGAATACGATCATTGGTGTTAAAGGTTTAGAAGCTATTTATGACAGGTATCTTAGAGAAACCGAACCTGATCATTATATAGCAGCCGCTGTAGATGCCAAGGGTAACGTACTAGACGGCTTAGGTTTTAGAAAGATTGCTAATGTTACGACCAATAAACAAAAAAATAATTTAGTACTGACTTTGGATAAGGATATACAAAGGATAGTTGAAGATGTTTTAGATCATCAGGTTAAAAAAGGTGCAGTAGTTATCTTACGGATTTCCACTGGTGAAGTAGTGGCCATGGCTAGCAGGCCATCTTTCAAACAAGATGCAGTTTTTCAATATATACAAAATGATAAAGTATCAGCTGAGTTTACCAATAGATCATTGGAACATTATTATCCTGGTTCAGTTTTTAAAATAGTAATAGCTGCAGCATCTTTGGAAGAAGGTTTGGTTAAACCAAATGATTTTTTTAATTGTGTAGAAAAATTTGTTTTTGCAAATGGGGAGACAATACCATGTTGGAAAAAAGGCGGCCACGGAAAAATAAGTTTTAGCGAGGCCTTTGCCCAATCATGCAATTCAACTTTTATTCAATTGGCTCTACGACTTGGCAGTGACAAAATACAAGATTATGCAAATCGCTTTGGTTTAACAGAAGATTATTTAATTGGCTATAAAAATGAACAATTTCAATCAATTAATATACCTAAAAACAATGATGTTGCCATTGGTAATGCATCTTTAGGGCAGCAAGGAATTATGCTCACACCTTTGCAAATAGCCGGGATTATAAGCACAATTGCTAATAATGGCGTTATGCATAAACCAAGAGTTGCAAATAGTATTGAGAACAATGATCATAAAATAATAAAACAATGGTTTACCCCTAAAGGTCAACGTGTGATTTCAAAAAAAACAGCGTTGCTTATGCAATCCTTGTTGAAAGATACAGCTTTAACAGGAACGGGTAAAAAGGCTTGGATTAGTGGTTGGGGTTCAGCGGGAAAAACTGGTTCGGCTCAAACAGGTAATTATGCCGCAAATGGCAAGGAAATATTAAACACATGGTTCGCAGGATATGCACCTTTAGAAAAGCCTGAATATGCCGTTACGGTTTTGGTTGAAAACGGTACTGCTGGAGGTGTTGATGCAGCACCAATATTTAAAAAAATAATGGAGCAGATTTTAGCTTTAAAATATGCTTCCCCAAAATAGAAAGGCACAAAATATGGAAAGTAAAAAAATTACAAAACAAGGTGAATTATTAATTATTGGAGCATTCCTATAACGCAAGAAAATGAGCTTTGCAAAAAAGAAAACCTCACGCTAAAATTTGAAAGGGCTGTTGGCCAACAGAATCCAATCAAAAATAGCGGAGGTTATCCAAATGAATTGTACTCAAAACGAAAAGTTAAATCAAGTGTCAGAGAAAAGTATTGTTATCGGCGTGGACATTGTCAGTGAGTTGCATTATGCCAGAGCATTTGACTGGCGCGGCGTTGAGTTGGGCAAGGTGGTTAGATTCGAGAACGATCAGGAAGGGCTCCGGAGCTTCATCAGTTGGATTGGAAGGCTAAGGGGCGTAAAGACAATCTGCGGGAGATTGCGGCACGGATTGGTGCCATGAGGACAGTTAGATACTGTATGATAATGTCTGATACGACAACCGATTACCTTCGTTCCATTGCAAATGGTACACGGAACGTCGTGAAAGAATAAGTGAGACAAGCTGAATGACTGGCTGTTTGGAGCATCCATCAGGATGAATTTAAAGGATGTGACAAGGAGTTCTTATCCATGTTTAAAGAGGTGGTGAGAGCTAAATCAGAGGTACAACTCCAAAAGTTCATAGTGGAAAATCGGCTGTGAATTAGCAAATTAAAATAGCTCCTCATTTTCATCATAAATTAGGGTAAAATGCAAAAATAAGTAACAAAAATTTCATTTTGTATTAGCCTACAGTAAAACAGATTTCACATTGTCACGCTTTTTTAGGATAAAAAATTAACCGGGAAATACCCGTTTTTAGTTTAAATACCTACTTCCTGAGCGGACTTAATAACCGCCTTTTCATCAATACCTTCCATTCTTTTCCGGCATCCATAAAGCAGGCAGTTAGTGGCTAAATTGTTGATTAGCCTTGGACAACCCCTGGAACGGGTGGCAATAGCTTCTACAGCTGCAGGAGAAAATATTTCAAATTTAGCACCTTAGGCTTTAATCCTTTAAAACCACATCTGCGATATGCCCTAACCCAAAATTCTATTGTCTTGGGGGCAAATTCTTTTAAGCCGTAGTGAGGCACATCGTGGGGGTGACTGGCGATTTGGGCGAGATTAAAGACTTGATGGAGGTTACCGAGTTGTCACGCTCTGTTTTTACCAAACCCCATATACGAAAACTTTTGGCCGACAATGGAATAGGTAATGCAGCAATGGAACTTTCAGTGTCAGTACTTCCGGTATCCCGAAGCAATCTCAGATAGCCAACCTGAAAGAGAAACTTGCCCAAAAGGATGAGTACATCGCGAAAATGACGGAAGAAAACCAAGCATTAAAAAGCGAATGTGAATTACTTCAATGGAGATTGTTTTTACTAATGCAAAGACAGTCAATGGAGCAAAAATTTGATTAAAATGACTAACACGATTAATATAATTTTGATGGAAATAAGATATTGATTATATGAAATATTTATGGGATAATCTTCTGAAACATACGATACACTTAGTAAACTGTATCGATACAATTGGAGGATTTTGATATGAATGAAAGATATGAATTGAACAAAAACCTTGCTCAGATGTTAAAAGGCGGAGTAATAATGGACGTAACCAATGCGAAGGAGGCTGAAATTGCACAGACGGCTGGAGCTGTAGCGGTAATGGCTCTGGAAAGAGTACCTTCAGATATTAGGAAGCAAGGCGGAGTTGCAAGGATGTCCGATCCGAAAATAATAAAAGAAATTAAAAATACAGTAACCATTCCTGTAATGGCAAAGGCAAGGATCGGACACTTTGTAGAAGCTCAAATCCTTGAAGCACTTGGTATTGATTATATCGATGAAAGTGAAGTTCTTACTCCGGCTGATGAGATGTTCCATATAGACAAGCAACTGTTTAAAATTCCCTTTGTTTGTGGGGCAAGAAACCTTGGGGAAGCACTTAGGAGGATAGGTGAAGGTGCAGCTATGATCAGGACAAAAGGGGAAGCCGGGACAGGTAATGTTGTGGAAGCTGTAAGACATATGAGGACAATAATGGCTGATATAAGAAGACTTAAGGGACTACCGAAAGAGGAGCTTATGATGGTAGCTAAGGAGATGGGAGCGCCATATGAACTTATTTTAAAGGTCGCAGAAGAAGGAAAGCTACCCGTGGTTAATTTTGCGGCCGGAGGCATAGCCACACCAGCCGATGCAGCCCTTATGATGCAGCTTGGAAGCGAAGGGGTGTTTGTAGGTTCTGGTATATTTAAATCATCGAATCCAGAAAAAACCGCTAAAGCAATTGTTAAGGCTACTACTTATTACAATAAGCCTGAAATTATTGCCGAGGTATCTGAAGACTTGGGGGAAGCAATGAAAGGAATAGAGATATCTCAAATTGCACCTGAAAATGTTCTTGCAACCCGGGGGTGGTAATAATGGTTCGCATAGGAGTGCTCGCTTTACAGGGATCTGTAGCAGAGCATATGAAAATGTTATCCAGGATTGAAGGTTTAACTCCATGCGAGATTAGAAGACCTGAAGAGATTGAGACTACCTCCGGAATTATATTACCGGGCGGTGAAAGCACTACAATTGGAAAGCTGCTAAAGGAGTTTAATCTTTCAAATATAATAATTGAAAAAGCAAGGAATGGAACGCCAGTTTGGGGAACGTGTGCAGGTATGATTCTCCTTGCGAAGGAAATTGTTGGAGAAAATTATGTACATCTTGGTCTCATGGATATTTCCGTAAGGAGAAACGCCTATGGAAGCCAATTAGACAGCTTCTTTACAAAGTGTAAAATTCCTGATGTATCAGACATTGAGATTCCACTTGTGTTTATAAGGGCACCATGGGTTGAATGGTTATCTAAAAATGTAAAAGTGCTTGCCCATATTAACGGAAAAGCGATCGCTGTACGACAGGATAATATACTAGCAACTTCCTTTCACCCTGAATTGACTGATGACTTATCTTTTCATAGATACTTTGCTAAAATGGTTTT encodes the following:
- the mltG gene encoding endolytic transglycosylase MltG, which encodes MFYVFSIMLFIFIIFNSLGPAAKYHKEILVHIPKGSSTLEIAILLEKKQVIKSNIAFVAYYKIFGKDKKLKAGYYMLDSRSSTPQIIDKLNSGDISVINVTIPEGYNVKQISDVFSAKGIINKSKFLTLAKNGDFKYPFLPTKNNKNSYRLEGFLFPDTYQIKVGSTEKEIIEMMLDRFAEVFTKKDQEKAARMNLSSVKIITLASIIEKEAKLAVDRPVISSVFHNRLNKGMRLESCATIQYLLGKPKTKLSYDDLKIVSPYNTYLHKGLPPGPIASPGKAAIRAALYPARTDYLYFLAKSNGAHVFSKTLEEHVLAKEKYIK
- a CDS encoding U32 family peptidase; the encoded protein is MTKKVELLAPAGNLEKLKIALLYGADAVYLGGQQFGLRASAGNFSLDELEKGIKIAHNLNKKVYVTINIYAHNDDLTQLSGYLTELQHLSIDGLLISDPGVFLLAKEFAPQFKIHISTQANTTNWVSCKFWQDLGAERIVLARELSLAEISEIHARVPITLEAFVHGAMCMAYSGRCMLSSFLAERSANRGECTHPCRWKYHLVEEKRPGEYMSIEEDEHGSYILNSKDLCMIEHLPLLIKAGVSSLKIEGRMKSIHYVATVVKAYRQAIDAYYKGFPFDMSWLEELEKVSEREYTTGFYFSKPGKEDHNYISTKTSKNYEFVGMVLNCENDKDLVLVEQRNKFSLGDDIEVFGPNTSPKSFVVTEMYDEDGNAIATAPHPKQKLYIKIKFPIEKFSLLRRKK
- a CDS encoding penicillin-binding transpeptidase domain-containing protein; amino-acid sequence: MNKSIFNRYKCIFVIFILLFGILLEQLVRLQILDGKKLTVMADKMRMQIVVGTEYPRGDILDYKKRSLLDSQKKKTLIVFPAVVKKNDSLIRELSSILHISYGNIVNQIGLMQKNYGNRPFVLKSNLNIEEELKINNLKAKGIYIVPIEGRYGSHSLAVHLIGHVGQIDNNSWQKLKKHYASEDELNSYKKNTIIGVKGLEAIYDRYLRETEPDHYIAAAVDAKGNVLDGLGFRKIANVTTNKQKNNLVLTLDKDIQRIVEDVLDHQVKKGAVVILRISTGEVVAMASRPSFKQDAVFQYIQNDKVSAEFTNRSLEHYYPGSVFKIVIAAASLEEGLVKPNDFFNCVEKFVFANGETIPCWKKGGHGKISFSEAFAQSCNSTFIQLALRLGSDKIQDYANRFGLTEDYLIGYKNEQFQSINIPKNNDVAIGNASLGQQGIMLTPLQIAGIISTIANNGVMHKPRVANSIENNDHKIIKQWFTPKGQRVISKKTALLMQSLLKDTALTGTGKKAWISGWGSAGKTGSAQTGNYAANGKEILNTWFAGYAPLEKPEYAVTVLVENGTAGGVDAAPIFKKIMEQILALKYASPK
- the pdxS gene encoding pyridoxal 5'-phosphate synthase lyase subunit PdxS, producing MNERYELNKNLAQMLKGGVIMDVTNAKEAEIAQTAGAVAVMALERVPSDIRKQGGVARMSDPKIIKEIKNTVTIPVMAKARIGHFVEAQILEALGIDYIDESEVLTPADEMFHIDKQLFKIPFVCGARNLGEALRRIGEGAAMIRTKGEAGTGNVVEAVRHMRTIMADIRRLKGLPKEELMMVAKEMGAPYELILKVAEEGKLPVVNFAAGGIATPADAALMMQLGSEGVFVGSGIFKSSNPEKTAKAIVKATTYYNKPEIIAEVSEDLGEAMKGIEISQIAPENVLATRGW
- the pdxT gene encoding pyridoxal 5'-phosphate synthase glutaminase subunit PdxT yields the protein MVRIGVLALQGSVAEHMKMLSRIEGLTPCEIRRPEEIETTSGIILPGGESTTIGKLLKEFNLSNIIIEKARNGTPVWGTCAGMILLAKEIVGENYVHLGLMDISVRRNAYGSQLDSFFTKCKIPDVSDIEIPLVFIRAPWVEWLSKNVKVLAHINGKAIAVRQDNILATSFHPELTDDLSFHRYFAKMVLSRMEKDSRS